The following coding sequences lie in one Anguilla anguilla isolate fAngAng1 chromosome 14, fAngAng1.pri, whole genome shotgun sequence genomic window:
- the LOC118212624 gene encoding uncharacterized protein LOC118212624: protein MDEKLILAVYEYPELYNSTLPIYRNLDRKADAWRKIGALVGLSADEAKRKWKNLRDRYIKEIKVDRTRGGAGRATHKQWRFQHFLEFLKPFVRDRQRRAGDRAEGQDYSATSDEGDDKRRLNLPAKLEPRRAPKLEPVPVPVPQLAQLTQLALVTQLTPIPPPRSLTLPMPGSAPGSTLTLAPAQSSSGPVARNAYRKRKRSDSGDLLTDEDELFLLSLAPAMKRLSPQKRCQAKIRMQQIMFEVEFM, encoded by the exons ATGGATGAGAAGTTGATCCTCGCGGTCTACGAATACCCAGAGCTTTATAATTCTACGCTCCCAATATATCGTAACCTTGACAGGAAAGCAGATGCTTGGCGGAAGATCGGCGCTTTAGTGGGGCTGTCCG CGGACGAGGCCAAGAGGAAGTGGAAGAACCTGCGGGACCGGTACATAAAGGAGATTAAGGTGGACCGGACccggggcggggctggccgAGCCACTCACAAGCAGTGGCGCTTCCAGCACTTTCTGGAGTTCCTGAAGCCGTTCGTGAGGGACAGGCAGCGGCGGGCGGGAGACCGGGCGGAGGGACAGGACTACAGCGCCACCTCCGACGAGGGCGATGACAAGCGCCGCCTAAACCTGCCGGCCAAACTGGAGCCGCGACGGGCGCCCAAACTGGAGCCCGTGCCCGTGCCCGTGCCCCAGCTGGCCCAGCTCACCCAGCTGGCCCTGGTGACCCAGCTCACGCCCATACCCCCGCCGCGCTCCCTGACCCTGCCCATgccgggctccgcccccggctccaccctcaccctcgCCCCCGCCCAATCCTCCTCGGGCCCCGTGGCCAGAAACGCctacaggaagaggaagcggtCGGACAGCGGAGACCTGCTGACCGACGAAGATGAACTCTTCCTCCTCAGCCTGGCTCCGGCCATGAAGAGACTCAGCCCCCAGAAACGCTGCCAGGCCAAAATCAGAATGCAGCAGATCATGTTCGAGGTGGAGTTCATgtga
- the LOC118213028 gene encoding homeobox protein goosecoid-2 codes for MEERSQTERRKFSFSIEDILGGFPQTGGLREDAGGESHAEVPLEALPPVTPTDALDPPCLCCCYCLRCGDPLKPDIAPPPASASRYLWCGGLFPDSPGPGETHGSHTEEFLFNQIQRRTRRHRTIFTEEQLHALEELFLQNQYPDVTAREQLALRTHLREERVEVWFKNRRAKWRRQKRIALGVGDLGCWKVLENTD; via the exons ATGGAAGAAAGgagtcagacagagaggaggaagttCTCCTTCAGCATCGAAGACATCCTGGGCGGGTTCCCACAGACCGGGGGGCTGAGGGAGGATGCTGGGGGGGAGTCTCATGCTGAGGTGCCCTTGGAGGCTCTCCCACCGGTGACCCCGACAGATGCCCTGGACCcgccctgtctgtgctgctgctactgcttgCGTTGTGGGGACCCCCTCAAGCCAGATATAGCACCTCCACCTGCCTCAG ccaGTCGGTATTTGTGGTGCGGTGGGCTGTTCCCCGATTCGCCTGGGCCGGGGGAGACTCACGGCAGCCACACCGAAGAATTCCTTTTCAACCAGATCCAGAGGCGCACCCGACGTCACCGCACCATCTTCACGGAGGAGCAGTTGCACGCGCTGGAGGAGCTGTTCCTCCAGAACCAGTACCCTGATGTCACAGCGCGAGAGCAGCTTGCCCTCCGTACCCATCTGCGCGAGGAGAGAGTGGAG GTATGGTTTAAGAACCGCAGGGCCAAGTGGAGACGACAGAAGAGGATTGCACTTGGCGTGGGCGATTTGGGATGctggaaagttctggaaaataCAGACTGA
- the rnf185 gene encoding E3 ubiquitin-protein ligase RNF185: protein MANAAPPADTAGPAVGGTTAGEGGSQDSTFECNICLDTAKDAVISLCGHLFCWPCLHQWLETRPNRQVCPVCKAGISRDKVIPLYGRGSTGQQDPRERTPPRPQGQRPEPENRGGFQGLGFGDGGFQMSFGIGAFPFGIFATAFNINDGRPPPAVPGTPQHVDEQFLSRLFLFVALVIMFWLLIA, encoded by the exons ATGGCCAACGCGGCCCCGCCGGCCGACACCGCCGGCCCCGCCGTCGGCGGCACGACCGCGGGCGAGGGAGGCAGCCAGGACAGCACCTTCGAGTGCAACATCTGCCTGGACACCGCCAAGGACGCGGTCATCAGCCTGTGCGGTCATCTCTTCTG ctggCCCTGTTTGCACCAG TGGTTGGAGACGAGGCCGAACAGGCAGGTGTGTCCGGTGTGCAAAGCCGGGATCAGCAGAGACAAAGTCATCCCCCTCTATGGCAGGGGCAGCACTGGGCAGCAGGACCCAcg GGAGAGAACACCCCCTCGACCCCAGGGCCAGAGGCCAGAGCCGGAGAACAGAGGG GGGTTCCAGGGTTTGGGCTTCGGCGATGGAGGGTTCCAGATGTCATTTGGAATCGGGGCTTTTCCGTTTGGAATTTTCGCCACGGCGTTCAACATCAATGACGGGAGACCGCCGCCAG CTGTCCCCGGGACACCCCAGCACGTAGACGAGCAGTTCCTGTcccgcctcttcctgtttgtggCGCTGGTCATCATGTTCTGGTTGCTCATCGCCTAG